In Centroberyx gerrardi isolate f3 chromosome 11, fCenGer3.hap1.cur.20231027, whole genome shotgun sequence, the following are encoded in one genomic region:
- the prr7 gene encoding proline-rich protein 7 translates to MVMSQGTYTFLACFAGFWLVWALIVMLCCFCSFLQRRLKRRREERLREQCLRALEMEPLSCHGAGYPPPPAPPPPLPPPPLLPPREPPQFCPPQTLSPPLPLHVPHPLPQAHWVTTTDTDVFGKPPCYEEAVLMEDPPPPYSEVLADPRGGTYFKPAPHRAPPPPHREHQDPPPVFTSETSKPPPAAMFPERGYSSLIRLPSARSWDSLGHLLSTMDLNHNNLPPPERRSLQAAAAMATMPRREARTHPEGLGLRGGIAGIQGVQGVQGLRGLESSCGLPTAFPLLGRSTAV, encoded by the exons ATGGTGATGTCGCAGGGCACCTACACCTTCCTGGCCTGTTTCGCCGGCTTCTGGTTGGTCTGGGCGCTCATCGTCATGCTCTGCTGCTTCTGCAGCTTCCTGCAGCGCCGGCTGAAGCGCCGGCGCGAGGAGCGGCTGAGGGAGCAGTGTCTGCGGGCGCTGGAGATGGAGCCGCTGAGCTGCCACGGAGCCGGATACCCACCTCCGCCCGcgccgcctccgcctcttcctcctcctcccctgctgcCGCCCAGGGAGCCGCCGCAGTTCTGCCCGCCTCAGACGCTCTCGCCGCCGCTTCCTCTGCACGTCCCTCACCCGCTGCCGCAGGCACACTGGGTCACCACGACAG ACACAGATGTGTTTGGGAAGCCGCCCTGCTATGAGGAAGCCGTCCTGATGGAGGATCCTCCTCCGCCCTACAGCGAGGTCCTGGCCGACCCGCGGGGGGGCACCTACTTCAAGCCCGCCCCGCACCGAGCGCCACCCCCCCCTCACCGGGAACACCAGGATCCTCCTCCGGTGTTTACATCAGAGACCAGCAAGCCTCCGCCGGCGGCCATGTTCCCCGAGCGAGGCTACTCCTCCCTGATCCGCCTGCCCTCGGCTCGCAGCTGGGACTCCCTGGGTCACCTGCTGTCCACCATGGACCTGAACCACAACAACCTCCCGCCGCCGGAGAGACGCTCGCTGCAGGCCGCGGCCGCGATGGCCACCATGCCCCGCCGAGAGGCCAGGACTCACCCGGAGGGCCTCGGGCTCCGAGGGGGGATAGCGGGGATCCAGGGGGTCCAGGGGGTCCAGGGGCTGAGGGGGCTGGAGTCCAGCTGCGGCCTGCCCACGGCCTTCCCCCTGCTGGGGAGGAGCACCGCTGTCTAG